In Bdellovibrio sp. GT3, one genomic interval encodes:
- a CDS encoding universal stress protein, translating into MASKYMLIADDVLDVTPGAKKRSELIRQCGLGLATQLKAPVKLLYVQNPIDITLKSADRERIRKSLDMARQNNPKVQVVEAYGNPVDEIFRLENTSPAPGMIVLGSQGKKGLERFFLGSVAEEVVRNAIVPIMVIGPKVIKAPTDKGKILVATDLTNNSRRAEAYAKRLAKALKAEVVLLYSSVETLRIADQYAAMSGTNFIDEGTINTLNSKSLEALKKKVKLFKVDGVKCSFKIDDNSASSQVAITAETSKGGYQYLVMGTHGRSSFVKAFLGSTARDTIKNSSIPTIVIRSNSK; encoded by the coding sequence ATGGCGAGCAAGTATATGTTAATTGCCGATGACGTGCTGGATGTAACCCCCGGGGCTAAAAAAAGGTCTGAGCTGATTCGACAATGCGGGTTGGGTCTTGCAACCCAGTTAAAAGCACCCGTAAAACTTCTGTATGTTCAAAACCCTATCGATATCACTTTGAAATCCGCCGACCGCGAGCGCATCAGAAAATCCCTGGATATGGCTCGCCAAAACAACCCTAAAGTTCAAGTTGTGGAAGCCTACGGAAATCCAGTCGACGAGATATTCAGGCTCGAAAATACTTCTCCTGCGCCCGGAATGATTGTTTTGGGGAGTCAGGGAAAAAAGGGACTGGAGAGATTTTTTCTGGGTAGCGTTGCCGAAGAAGTCGTCAGAAATGCCATCGTGCCAATCATGGTCATTGGCCCCAAAGTAATCAAAGCACCGACCGACAAAGGTAAAATACTGGTGGCAACCGATCTTACCAACAACAGTCGCCGCGCTGAAGCTTATGCGAAAAGACTGGCAAAAGCCCTCAAGGCCGAGGTCGTATTGCTTTACTCCTCAGTGGAAACTCTGCGCATTGCTGATCAGTACGCCGCAATGTCTGGAACTAATTTTATCGATGAAGGTACCATCAACACGTTGAATTCAAAATCGTTGGAAGCCCTTAAGAAGAAGGTCAAACTTTTCAAAGTGGACGGTGTGAAATGCTCGTTCAAAATTGATGACAACAGCGCCAGCTCACAGGTAGCGATCACTGCTGAAACCAGCAAAGGTGGATATCAGTATCTGGTTATGGGCACCCATGGAAGAAGCTCATTTGTTAAGGCTTTCCTGGGAAGCACGGCCCGGGATACGATCAAGAACAGCTCCATCCCGACGATAGTTATTCGCTCCAACAGTAAGTAG
- a CDS encoding HIT family protein — translation MASIFTKIIAGELPCYKIYEDDKVLSFLALDQVNLGHTLVITKEEFNHWTEVPADTYAHLHKVSQKIGKAVLKASGSPRVGQIVAGFEVPHYHLHLIPAWSIPDLDFKRAQRRSDADMKQIQQEIIKHLG, via the coding sequence ATGGCTTCAATTTTTACTAAGATTATCGCTGGTGAATTGCCTTGTTATAAAATCTATGAAGACGACAAAGTATTGTCGTTTTTGGCATTGGATCAGGTGAATTTGGGACATACTTTGGTCATTACCAAAGAAGAGTTCAATCATTGGACAGAAGTTCCTGCTGACACTTATGCGCATCTACATAAAGTGTCGCAGAAAATTGGAAAAGCAGTTTTAAAAGCTTCCGGATCTCCACGTGTGGGGCAAATTGTGGCGGGTTTCGAAGTCCCTCATTATCATCTGCATTTGATTCCGGCTTGGTCCATTCCTGATTTGGATTTTAAACGTGCACAACGCCGATCTGATGCTGATATGAAGCAAATTCAGCAGGAAATCATCAAACACCTGGGGTAG
- a CDS encoding DUF1653 domain-containing protein yields the protein MQKPKAPVSGAIYKHYKGKFYRVIGVGKHSETLEDIVLYECLYENSLGRLWARPLELWSSPIEVDGKMVPRFEFQYE from the coding sequence ATGCAAAAGCCTAAGGCTCCGGTCAGCGGTGCCATTTACAAACATTATAAAGGCAAGTTCTATCGCGTGATTGGCGTGGGAAAGCATTCTGAAACGTTGGAAGATATCGTTCTGTATGAATGTTTGTATGAAAATTCACTGGGAAGACTTTGGGCGCGGCCCTTGGAGTTGTGGTCGTCACCTATTGAGGTCGATGGGAAAATGGTTCCGCGATTCGAGTTTCAGTATGAATAA
- a CDS encoding imelysin family protein: MKTLKLMVAAFSAVFGMSASAASNQEIISHISYNVISATYVEFAHATVSLKQAVDIFVQNPNESNLAQAQAAWRGARMPWESSEAFLFGPVDSLGIDPMLDTWPLNKQDLDSVLAINTPITTDMIRGLGTNLQGFHTIEYLLFGDGIRTNSRPLSQFTQRHFEYLQAAAQLEMEYAVALANSWTTNYNPEDTTTPGYSAIFAQPGSNNPFYTSDAAVMEELVNGMIAIADEVANAKIAEPMGADISSANVGLIESPFSWNSLNDYTFNIRSIYSVYTGTYRTSKGPGIKAMVERHNPLLAQQIEQHILACMQLIQAIRPAGGGDMGQAIFTVDGRQRATQAIQALNQLQAVLETQVLPLVDKQ, encoded by the coding sequence ATGAAAACTCTGAAGTTAATGGTAGCCGCATTTTCGGCCGTGTTCGGGATGAGCGCATCGGCAGCCAGCAATCAGGAAATCATCAGCCATATTTCCTACAACGTGATCTCTGCAACATATGTTGAGTTTGCTCATGCAACTGTTTCCTTAAAGCAAGCAGTCGATATTTTCGTTCAAAACCCAAATGAATCCAACTTGGCTCAGGCTCAGGCTGCTTGGCGTGGCGCTCGCATGCCATGGGAGTCTTCTGAAGCTTTCTTGTTCGGTCCGGTGGATTCTCTTGGAATTGATCCGATGCTGGATACATGGCCTTTGAATAAGCAGGATCTTGATTCTGTGTTGGCAATCAACACTCCAATCACGACGGATATGATTCGCGGTCTTGGAACAAACCTTCAAGGTTTCCACACGATCGAGTATCTGCTGTTCGGTGATGGTATCCGAACTAATTCCAGACCCTTGTCTCAATTCACACAAAGACATTTTGAATACCTTCAAGCAGCAGCCCAATTGGAAATGGAGTATGCTGTGGCGTTGGCCAATTCCTGGACAACCAACTACAATCCGGAAGATACAACAACTCCGGGTTATTCTGCCATTTTTGCTCAACCAGGTTCAAATAATCCGTTTTACACTTCCGACGCTGCAGTTATGGAAGAGCTTGTGAATGGCATGATCGCCATTGCAGACGAAGTGGCCAACGCAAAAATTGCTGAGCCAATGGGTGCTGATATTAGCTCTGCAAATGTGGGTTTGATCGAGTCTCCGTTTTCCTGGAACTCTTTGAATGATTACACCTTCAATATCCGTTCAATTTACTCAGTTTATACTGGTACCTACAGAACTTCCAAAGGACCTGGAATCAAAGCCATGGTTGAGCGTCACAATCCTCTACTGGCACAACAGATTGAACAACACATCCTTGCATGCATGCAGTTGATTCAGGCGATCCGTCCTGCGGGCGGCGGTGACATGGGTCAGGCGATATTCACTGTGGATGGTCGTCAACGTGCAACTCAGGCGATTCAGGCTTTGAATCAGTTGCAAGCCGTTTTGGAAACACAAGTTTTGCCCTTGGTTGACAAGCAATAG